CGACCTGCGTGCGAAGCCCCTGCGCTTCCGGCCGTTCGTCCGGGCTGACCGAGAGGCACGGCTTGATGACCGCCCACCACTGCGGGTCGAGCCGGGAGTAGTCCTCGATCTTCACCGATCCGGAGAGCAGGAAGGCCATCACACGGCCCATGGCGTAGATGTCCGCGGACGGGTGTGCGACCGCCCCGTCCCGCTGCTCGGGTGGTGCCCACGGCATCGAGTGGGCTCCCTGCATGGTGAACCCGGTGACCGGGCTGCTTACGAGCTTGCTAATGCCGAAGTCCGCGATTTTCCAGATATCGTCGCACCGGAGGATGTTCTCCGGCTTGATGTCCCGGTGGACGATGTCGTTCTCGTGGAGGGCGCACAGTCCGTCGAGGATGGCGAGCACAATCGGTTTCACGGTGGCCGCGTCCATCGCCTTGCGAGGCGCGTCGGGGGCGGTGCCTTCCGTCAGCTCCCAGAGGGTGCCGCCGTCGGCGTACTCGGTCACGAGGGCGTACCGCCCGCTTTCGCGGAAGATGTCCCGCACGGCCAGCAGGTGTGGGTTGGGAATCTGCTTCAGCCGCTCGTAGATGTCCATCTCCCGGCGGATGGCACGCTCGTCGTCCGGCTTGCCGTTCGCGGTGGCCATCTTGACCGCCACCACGGTGCCAGTCCGGGTATCGACGCCCTTGTAAACGCGAGCGAACCCGCCCCGCCCGACTTCTTCGAGCAGGTCATAGTGGGCCAGTCGGTCGACGACTTGGGCGGCGGGGGCGTTGCTGCCGAGCCGGGTGCTGAGAAGTTCGGGGACGTACCCGTGCGGGTCGAGTTCGTGGAGCTGGCTCCTGACGTTCCGCCGCATCTCCTCGGCGGGGCGGACGACCAACTCTTCAAAGCGTGGGTCATCCGGGCCGATGAGCAGTAGCTTCGCCAGCCCGCAGGCGAGACGCTCGATGGCGGTGCAGTCACGCTTGCCGCCGGACAGCCGCAGCCGCGCCCGGACGGTCTGGGCGATGTCGGAAGCGGAGCGCAGCGCGTGGCACACCTCGGCGAAGTAGTCGGCCTTGAGGCCGTACCCCTGGGCCTGCTGCGTGGTCTCGAAAGGCGGGATCTTCCACCCGGGGATAATGCCGTGGAACCGATCGACCAGCGGGGATTCCAGCAGGATGTCGGGCAGCCGCCGGATGTAGTCTTTTCGCCGGGGGAGGTATGACGGTTTGCCGTTTCGGTAGCGGCCGGCGGGCGACGTCTGGATGTCGATGTTGGCGAGCAGCATCAGGCCGCACTCGGCGGTGGCGGCGCAGTCCCCTCGGGCGTACACGCCTTGTTCGAGATACCCCTTGAGCTGGGCCTGAATCTCGCCGGGGTTCGAGAACTGGAGCGATTGCGCCTCGTCCAGCACGAGCAGGTCGTACCGCGTCAGAAGGCCGGGGGTATGGCTCTGCCGGTTGTAGAACAGCACCGGGGCGCTGATCTGGGCGGCGGTCAGCCAGACGTGGCGGCTGATGTTGTTGTAAACGAACGATTTTCCGGAGCCGGGCGGGGCCAGCTCCATCATGTTCACGCGATTCTGGACAATCGGGATGAGACGGCACAGAAGCCAGAGCTTCTCCTCCTCGCTGTACTCCGCCGGCTCGTAGCCCATCGTGCGGACGAGCAGGTCGATCCACTCCTCCACGGTGAACGCTCGGCGGCAGTCGCGGAAGGCGTCGAGGGAGATGCGGCCGATCTGCATCGGCTTGAACTCGATGACCCGCACTCCGCCCTGGTCGCTGGAGTCGTCGTGGCAGATTTTCGCCGCTCCCCAGATGTTGCTCTGGAGCAGCCCCTCGTTCTGCCGCAGCAGCGCGGCGTCGATCTTCGCCTTCTTCTC
The Gemmata palustris DNA segment above includes these coding regions:
- the brxL gene encoding BREX system Lon protease-like protein BrxL — encoded protein: MSTAALDQKIQDTFKEFAIDKGLITRLGLSRDDRHIPSYVMDWVVTFAASKVGTNTGRLRDAVVDFIKKHLPSKGEKETIKFRLSQNETLTILDALSVEVKLGKTPEYLATIPCIDEKKAKIDAALLRQNEGLLQSNIWGAAKICHDDSSDQGGVRVIEFKPMQIGRISLDAFRDCRRAFTVEEWIDLLVRTMGYEPAEYSEEEKLWLLCRLIPIVQNRVNMMELAPPGSGKSFVYNNISRHVWLTAAQISAPVLFYNRQSHTPGLLTRYDLLVLDEAQSLQFSNPGEIQAQLKGYLEQGVYARGDCAATAECGLMLLANIDIQTSPAGRYRNGKPSYLPRRKDYIRRLPDILLESPLVDRFHGIIPGWKIPPFETTQQAQGYGLKADYFAEVCHALRSASDIAQTVRARLRLSGGKRDCTAIERLACGLAKLLLIGPDDPRFEELVVRPAEEMRRNVRSQLHELDPHGYVPELLSTRLGSNAPAAQVVDRLAHYDLLEEVGRGGFARVYKGVDTRTGTVVAVKMATANGKPDDERAIRREMDIYERLKQIPNPHLLAVRDIFRESGRYALVTEYADGGTLWELTEGTAPDAPRKAMDAATVKPIVLAILDGLCALHENDIVHRDIKPENILRCDDIWKIADFGISKLVSSPVTGFTMQGAHSMPWAPPEQRDGAVAHPSADIYAMGRVMAFLLSGSVKIEDYSRLDPQWWAVIKPCLSVSPDERPEAQGLRTQVAALTV